In a genomic window of Platichthys flesus chromosome 24, fPlaFle2.1, whole genome shotgun sequence:
- the elavl2 gene encoding ELAV-like protein 2 isoform X2, which produces MAVRLCDVASLLRSGSWAPEPWTGVIAAMETQLSNGPTCNNTSNGPSTISNNCSSPVESGSIEDSKTNLIVNYLPQNMTQEELKSLFGSIGEIESCKLVRDKITGQSLGYGFVNYVDPKDAEKAINTLNGLRLQTKTIKVSYARPSSASIRDANLYVSGLPKTMTQKELEQLFSQYGRIITSRILVDQVTGVSRGVGFIRFDRRVEAEEAIKGLNCQKPPGATEPITVKFANNPSQKTSQALLSQLYQSPNRRYPGPLAQQAQRFRLDNLLNMAYGVKSRFSPMAIDGVTSLAGINIPGHAGTGWCIFVYNLAPDADESILWQMFGPFGAVTNVKVIRDFNTNKCKGFGFVTMTNYDEAAVAIASLNGYRLGDRVLQVSFKTNKTHKA; this is translated from the exons ATGGCAGTCAGACTGTGCGATGTGGCCTCTCTCCTCAGAAGTGGTTCGTGGGCGCCTGAGCCTTGGACTGGG GTAATTGCTGCTATGGAAACACAGCTGTCCAATGGGCCAACTTGCAACAACACAAGCAACGGTCCCTCTACAATCTCCAACAACTGCTCCTCACCTGTAGAGTCAGGAAGCATAGAGGACAGTAAAACTAACTTGATAGTCAACTATCTGCCGCAGAACATGactcaggaggagctgaagagttTGTTTGGGAGCATCGGAGAAATTGAGTCCTGTAAACTAGTCCGGGACAAAATAACAG GGCAGAGCCTTGGCTATGGATTTGTGAATTACGTGGACCCGAAGGATGCAGAAAAAGCCATCAATACTTTAAATGGCTTGAGACTCCAGACCAAAACCATCAAG GTTTCCTATGCTCGTCCAAGTTCGGCCTCCATCAGAGATGCTAATTTGTACGTTAGTGGCTTGCCAAAGACAATGACTCAGAAAGAACTGGAGCAGCTCTTTTCTCAGTATGGACGCATCATTACCTCACGCATTCTGGTGGACCAGGTGACTG GTGTTTCCAGAGGGGTTGGCTTCATCCGTTTTGACCGGCGAGTTGAGGCCGAGGAGGCCATCAAGGGTCTGAACTGTCAGAAGCCGCCCGGTGCCACTGAACCCATAACAGTCAAGTTTGCGAATAACCCGAGCCAGAAGACGAGCCAGGCCCTGCTGTCCCAGCTGTATCAGTCGCCCAATCGAAGGTACCCAGGACCCCTCGCACAGCAGGCACAACGCTTCAG gTTGGACAATCTGCTGAACATGGCCTATGGAGTCAAAAG CAGGTTCTCCCCGATGGCCATAGATGGGGTGACCAGCTTGGCTGGCATCAACATCCCAGGGCACGCGGGCACTGGCTGGTGTATCTTCGTCTACAACCTGGCTCCAGATGCAGACGAGAGCATCCTGTGGCAAATGTTTGGGCCGTTTGGTGCCGTCACAAACGTCAAAGTTATTCGCGActtcaacacaaacaagtgCAAAGGATTTGGTTTTGTCACCATGACAAACTACGACGAGGCGGCCGTGGCCATCGCCAGCTTGAATGGATACCGCCTCGGGGACAGAGTGCTGCAGGTCTCatttaaaaccaacaaaacacacaaagcctaA
- the elavl2 gene encoding ELAV-like protein 2 isoform X5, translating to MTQKELEQLFSQYGRIITSRILVDQVTGVSRGVGFIRFDRRVEAEEAIKGLNCQKPPGATEPITVKFANNPSQKTSQALLSQLYQSPNRRYPGPLAQQAQRFRLDNLLNMAYGVKSRFSPMAIDGVTSLAGINIPGHAGTGWCIFVYNLAPDADESILWQMFGPFGAVTNVKVIRDFNTNKCKGFGFVTMTNYDEAAVAIASLNGYRLGDRVLQVSFKTNKTHKA from the exons ATGACTCAGAAAGAACTGGAGCAGCTCTTTTCTCAGTATGGACGCATCATTACCTCACGCATTCTGGTGGACCAGGTGACTG GTGTTTCCAGAGGGGTTGGCTTCATCCGTTTTGACCGGCGAGTTGAGGCCGAGGAGGCCATCAAGGGTCTGAACTGTCAGAAGCCGCCCGGTGCCACTGAACCCATAACAGTCAAGTTTGCGAATAACCCGAGCCAGAAGACGAGCCAGGCCCTGCTGTCCCAGCTGTATCAGTCGCCCAATCGAAGGTACCCAGGACCCCTCGCACAGCAGGCACAACGCTTCAG gTTGGACAATCTGCTGAACATGGCCTATGGAGTCAAAAG CAGGTTCTCCCCGATGGCCATAGATGGGGTGACCAGCTTGGCTGGCATCAACATCCCAGGGCACGCGGGCACTGGCTGGTGTATCTTCGTCTACAACCTGGCTCCAGATGCAGACGAGAGCATCCTGTGGCAAATGTTTGGGCCGTTTGGTGCCGTCACAAACGTCAAAGTTATTCGCGActtcaacacaaacaagtgCAAAGGATTTGGTTTTGTCACCATGACAAACTACGACGAGGCGGCCGTGGCCATCGCCAGCTTGAATGGATACCGCCTCGGGGACAGAGTGCTGCAGGTCTCatttaaaaccaacaaaacacacaaagcctaA
- the elavl2 gene encoding ELAV-like protein 2 isoform X1, giving the protein MAVRLCDVASLLRSGSWAPEPWTGQVIAAMETQLSNGPTCNNTSNGPSTISNNCSSPVESGSIEDSKTNLIVNYLPQNMTQEELKSLFGSIGEIESCKLVRDKITGQSLGYGFVNYVDPKDAEKAINTLNGLRLQTKTIKVSYARPSSASIRDANLYVSGLPKTMTQKELEQLFSQYGRIITSRILVDQVTGVSRGVGFIRFDRRVEAEEAIKGLNCQKPPGATEPITVKFANNPSQKTSQALLSQLYQSPNRRYPGPLAQQAQRFRLDNLLNMAYGVKSRFSPMAIDGVTSLAGINIPGHAGTGWCIFVYNLAPDADESILWQMFGPFGAVTNVKVIRDFNTNKCKGFGFVTMTNYDEAAVAIASLNGYRLGDRVLQVSFKTNKTHKA; this is encoded by the exons ATGGCAGTCAGACTGTGCGATGTGGCCTCTCTCCTCAGAAGTGGTTCGTGGGCGCCTGAGCCTTGGACTGGG CAGGTAATTGCTGCTATGGAAACACAGCTGTCCAATGGGCCAACTTGCAACAACACAAGCAACGGTCCCTCTACAATCTCCAACAACTGCTCCTCACCTGTAGAGTCAGGAAGCATAGAGGACAGTAAAACTAACTTGATAGTCAACTATCTGCCGCAGAACATGactcaggaggagctgaagagttTGTTTGGGAGCATCGGAGAAATTGAGTCCTGTAAACTAGTCCGGGACAAAATAACAG GGCAGAGCCTTGGCTATGGATTTGTGAATTACGTGGACCCGAAGGATGCAGAAAAAGCCATCAATACTTTAAATGGCTTGAGACTCCAGACCAAAACCATCAAG GTTTCCTATGCTCGTCCAAGTTCGGCCTCCATCAGAGATGCTAATTTGTACGTTAGTGGCTTGCCAAAGACAATGACTCAGAAAGAACTGGAGCAGCTCTTTTCTCAGTATGGACGCATCATTACCTCACGCATTCTGGTGGACCAGGTGACTG GTGTTTCCAGAGGGGTTGGCTTCATCCGTTTTGACCGGCGAGTTGAGGCCGAGGAGGCCATCAAGGGTCTGAACTGTCAGAAGCCGCCCGGTGCCACTGAACCCATAACAGTCAAGTTTGCGAATAACCCGAGCCAGAAGACGAGCCAGGCCCTGCTGTCCCAGCTGTATCAGTCGCCCAATCGAAGGTACCCAGGACCCCTCGCACAGCAGGCACAACGCTTCAG gTTGGACAATCTGCTGAACATGGCCTATGGAGTCAAAAG CAGGTTCTCCCCGATGGCCATAGATGGGGTGACCAGCTTGGCTGGCATCAACATCCCAGGGCACGCGGGCACTGGCTGGTGTATCTTCGTCTACAACCTGGCTCCAGATGCAGACGAGAGCATCCTGTGGCAAATGTTTGGGCCGTTTGGTGCCGTCACAAACGTCAAAGTTATTCGCGActtcaacacaaacaagtgCAAAGGATTTGGTTTTGTCACCATGACAAACTACGACGAGGCGGCCGTGGCCATCGCCAGCTTGAATGGATACCGCCTCGGGGACAGAGTGCTGCAGGTCTCatttaaaaccaacaaaacacacaaagcctaA
- the elavl2 gene encoding ELAV-like protein 2 isoform X4, whose protein sequence is MAVRLCDVASLLRSGSWAPEPWTGQVIAAMETQLSNGPTCNNTSNGPSTISNNCSSPVESGSIEDSKTNLIVNYLPQNMTQEELKSLFGSIGEIESCKLVRDKITGQSLGYGFVNYVDPKDAEKAINTLNGLRLQTKTIKVSYARPSSASIRDANLYVSGLPKTMTQKELEQLFSQYGRIITSRILVDQVTGPDPPLAHPPAL, encoded by the exons ATGGCAGTCAGACTGTGCGATGTGGCCTCTCTCCTCAGAAGTGGTTCGTGGGCGCCTGAGCCTTGGACTGGG CAGGTAATTGCTGCTATGGAAACACAGCTGTCCAATGGGCCAACTTGCAACAACACAAGCAACGGTCCCTCTACAATCTCCAACAACTGCTCCTCACCTGTAGAGTCAGGAAGCATAGAGGACAGTAAAACTAACTTGATAGTCAACTATCTGCCGCAGAACATGactcaggaggagctgaagagttTGTTTGGGAGCATCGGAGAAATTGAGTCCTGTAAACTAGTCCGGGACAAAATAACAG GGCAGAGCCTTGGCTATGGATTTGTGAATTACGTGGACCCGAAGGATGCAGAAAAAGCCATCAATACTTTAAATGGCTTGAGACTCCAGACCAAAACCATCAAG GTTTCCTATGCTCGTCCAAGTTCGGCCTCCATCAGAGATGCTAATTTGTACGTTAGTGGCTTGCCAAAGACAATGACTCAGAAAGAACTGGAGCAGCTCTTTTCTCAGTATGGACGCATCATTACCTCACGCATTCTGGTGGACCAGGTGACTG
- the elavl2 gene encoding ELAV-like protein 2 isoform X3, giving the protein MAVRLCDVASLLRSGSWAPEPWTGQVIAAMETQLSNGPTCNNTSNGPSTISNNCSSPVESGSIEDSKTNLIVNYLPQNMTQEELKSLFGSIGEIESCKLVRDKITGQSLGYGFVNYVDPKDAEKAINTLNGLRLQTKTIKVSYARPSSASIRDANLYVSGLPKTMTQKELEQLFSQYGRIITSRILVDQVTGVSRGVGFIRFDRRVEAEEAIKGLNCQKPPGATEPITVKFANNPSQKTSQALLSQLYQSPNRRLDNLLNMAYGVKSRFSPMAIDGVTSLAGINIPGHAGTGWCIFVYNLAPDADESILWQMFGPFGAVTNVKVIRDFNTNKCKGFGFVTMTNYDEAAVAIASLNGYRLGDRVLQVSFKTNKTHKA; this is encoded by the exons ATGGCAGTCAGACTGTGCGATGTGGCCTCTCTCCTCAGAAGTGGTTCGTGGGCGCCTGAGCCTTGGACTGGG CAGGTAATTGCTGCTATGGAAACACAGCTGTCCAATGGGCCAACTTGCAACAACACAAGCAACGGTCCCTCTACAATCTCCAACAACTGCTCCTCACCTGTAGAGTCAGGAAGCATAGAGGACAGTAAAACTAACTTGATAGTCAACTATCTGCCGCAGAACATGactcaggaggagctgaagagttTGTTTGGGAGCATCGGAGAAATTGAGTCCTGTAAACTAGTCCGGGACAAAATAACAG GGCAGAGCCTTGGCTATGGATTTGTGAATTACGTGGACCCGAAGGATGCAGAAAAAGCCATCAATACTTTAAATGGCTTGAGACTCCAGACCAAAACCATCAAG GTTTCCTATGCTCGTCCAAGTTCGGCCTCCATCAGAGATGCTAATTTGTACGTTAGTGGCTTGCCAAAGACAATGACTCAGAAAGAACTGGAGCAGCTCTTTTCTCAGTATGGACGCATCATTACCTCACGCATTCTGGTGGACCAGGTGACTG GTGTTTCCAGAGGGGTTGGCTTCATCCGTTTTGACCGGCGAGTTGAGGCCGAGGAGGCCATCAAGGGTCTGAACTGTCAGAAGCCGCCCGGTGCCACTGAACCCATAACAGTCAAGTTTGCGAATAACCCGAGCCAGAAGACGAGCCAGGCCCTGCTGTCCCAGCTGTATCAGTCGCCCAATCGAAG gTTGGACAATCTGCTGAACATGGCCTATGGAGTCAAAAG CAGGTTCTCCCCGATGGCCATAGATGGGGTGACCAGCTTGGCTGGCATCAACATCCCAGGGCACGCGGGCACTGGCTGGTGTATCTTCGTCTACAACCTGGCTCCAGATGCAGACGAGAGCATCCTGTGGCAAATGTTTGGGCCGTTTGGTGCCGTCACAAACGTCAAAGTTATTCGCGActtcaacacaaacaagtgCAAAGGATTTGGTTTTGTCACCATGACAAACTACGACGAGGCGGCCGTGGCCATCGCCAGCTTGAATGGATACCGCCTCGGGGACAGAGTGCTGCAGGTCTCatttaaaaccaacaaaacacacaaagcctaA